In Aphelocoma coerulescens isolate FSJ_1873_10779 chromosome 25, UR_Acoe_1.0, whole genome shotgun sequence, a genomic segment contains:
- the LOC138098678 gene encoding scale keratin-like: MSCYDLCPPKTSVAVPQPIAESCNELCARQCPDSSAFIQPPPVVVTFPGPILSSFPQQAVVGSSGAPAFGGSLGLGGLYGAGATQASGGLCTFGRAYAAPACSPCVLPRYSKKLWDTCGPC, from the coding sequence ATGTCCTGCTACGACCTGTGCCCACCCAAAACCAGCgtggctgtgccccagcccATTGCTGAGAGCTGCAACGAGCTGTGCGCCCGCCAGTGTCCCGACTCCTCAGCCTTCATCCAGCCACCCCCCGTGGTGGTCACCTTCCCCggccccatcctcagctccttcccgcAGCAAGCCGTGGTGGGCTCCTCCGGAGCACCGGCCTTTGGcggctccctggggctgggcgGCCTCTACGGCGCCGGCGCCACCCAGGCCTCGGGGGGCCTCTGCACCTTTGGCAGAGCCTACGCTGCTCCCGCCTGCAGCCCTTGCGTCCTGCCCCGCTACAGCAAGAAGCTCTGGGACACCTGCGGGCCCTGCTAG